In Paenibacillus larvae subsp. larvae, the following proteins share a genomic window:
- the pdxK gene encoding pyridoxine/pyridoxal/pyridoxamine kinase: MYRALTVAGSDSSGGAGIQADLKTFQERNVYGMTAITTIVSMDPKDNWAHHVFPQEVSTVQAQLDTIISVGIHAMKTGMLGSVEIIELVAKTIDEYKLSNVVIDPVMVCKGVNEVLHPETAVSLREELVPRAAIVTPNLFEASQLSGQGPITTVEAMKEAARAIQKLGAKYVLVKGGGKLEHEKAVDVLYDGETYELLESDRINTTYTHGAGCTYSAAITAELAKGKSVKEAVHIAKAFITEAIRESFKLNEFVGPTCHAAYRKFDRG, from the coding sequence ATGTATAGGGCATTAACCGTGGCGGGATCGGACAGCAGCGGCGGTGCCGGCATTCAAGCTGATCTGAAAACATTCCAGGAACGCAACGTTTACGGAATGACTGCGATAACAACTATTGTATCCATGGACCCTAAAGATAACTGGGCACACCATGTTTTTCCACAAGAAGTATCGACCGTACAAGCCCAGTTGGATACTATCATTTCCGTTGGCATTCATGCCATGAAAACCGGTATGCTTGGTTCGGTTGAGATCATCGAGCTAGTTGCGAAAACGATCGATGAGTACAAGCTGTCCAATGTAGTAATTGATCCGGTTATGGTCTGCAAAGGCGTTAATGAGGTACTTCATCCGGAAACAGCAGTAAGCCTGCGAGAAGAATTGGTACCAAGAGCTGCCATTGTGACACCTAATCTGTTTGAGGCTTCCCAATTGAGCGGCCAAGGCCCGATAACGACTGTAGAAGCTATGAAGGAAGCCGCCCGGGCCATTCAAAAGCTGGGTGCCAAATATGTGCTGGTCAAAGGCGGCGGTAAATTGGAACATGAAAAGGCCGTTGATGTTCTGTATGACGGAGAGACGTATGAACTCCTGGAATCCGACCGCATCAATACTACCTATACCCACGGAGCAGGCTGTACTTACTCTGCGGCTATTACCGCCGAGCTCGCTAAGGGCAAAAGTGTAAAAGAGGCTGTGCATATTGCCAAGGCTTTCATTACGGAAGCTATCCGCGAGTCTTTCAAACTCAATGAATTCGTAGGGCCTACCTGTCATGCTGCTTATCGCAAGTTTGACCGTGGCTGA
- a CDS encoding EamA family transporter, giving the protein MNKLKYAILVLLGGCSYGTLSTIMKVAFQDGYTTQQLIGGQYLFGWLLLLLLTLVFSRVRINAKMALKLVLVGLSMSVTSIFYSKSVTVLPASIAVVALFQFTWIGVLLEAVAERKWPSREKWLSMVLLLTGSFLAGGVFNSTLESLSVACILFGLVAACSFAFYIFVSGRVGTSVPVLNKSLFMVTGAIVLVFAVFSPSILYDGSIPGGLWKYGLVLSLLGIIVPVVFFAIGVPKVGPGLGTILSAAELPAAVVVSVWVLRENVTFLQWIGIIIIFAGIILPQLIQPGTIREKSREKE; this is encoded by the coding sequence ATGAATAAACTGAAATATGCCATACTCGTACTTCTCGGAGGATGCAGTTACGGAACTTTATCTACAATTATGAAAGTAGCTTTTCAAGATGGTTATACGACACAGCAGCTTATAGGCGGTCAATATTTGTTTGGCTGGCTGCTGCTTCTCTTGTTGACGCTTGTTTTCTCCAGAGTACGAATCAACGCGAAAATGGCTCTTAAGCTGGTTCTAGTAGGCTTGTCCATGAGTGTGACGTCGATCTTTTACAGTAAGTCGGTCACCGTGCTGCCGGCTTCTATCGCAGTTGTTGCTCTTTTTCAATTTACATGGATTGGGGTCCTTCTTGAGGCCGTAGCTGAGAGAAAATGGCCTTCGAGAGAAAAATGGCTCTCCATGGTGCTGCTTTTGACCGGAAGCTTTCTGGCCGGGGGAGTATTTAACAGTACCCTGGAGTCTCTCTCGGTAGCATGTATCCTATTTGGACTTGTGGCGGCTTGTTCATTTGCCTTTTACATTTTTGTCAGCGGGCGTGTAGGGACAAGTGTACCGGTACTCAACAAAAGCTTATTTATGGTAACGGGAGCCATTGTTTTAGTATTTGCCGTTTTCTCCCCCTCTATCTTATATGATGGTTCTATTCCAGGGGGACTTTGGAAATATGGACTTGTCTTGTCTCTACTCGGAATTATCGTGCCGGTAGTCTTTTTTGCAATAGGAGTACCTAAGGTGGGGCCCGGGCTTGGAACTATTCTCAGTGCTGCTGAACTGCCTGCCGCGGTGGTGGTTTCTGTATGGGTCCTTAGAGAAAACGTTACCTTCCTTCAATGGATAGGCATTATTATTATTTTCGCGGGCATCATCCTTCCACAGCTTATCCAGCCGGGAACGATCCGGGAAAAGAGCAGGGAAAAGGAATAA
- a CDS encoding anaerobic C4-dicarboxylate transporter family protein: MFWLQLLVVLAAIFAGARIGGIGLGILGGLGLGVLTFIFHLEPTSPPIDVMLMIAAVTTAAGTLQAAGGMDYLVRLAEKALRRHPHRITFMGPIVTYLFTFCAGTGHISYSIMPIIAEVSRQSGVRPERPMSIAVIASQQAITASPISAATVALLSLLSGASISLSQILMISVPATFIGCMIAAFVMTKVGKELKDDPEYQKRLQDGDNLDLQIMDQDELPKGAKLSVLLFLAGVLFVVLLGSFPSMRPGWFTENGWKQLDMASSIEIVMLAAAALIVLICRVKPDKIAKGNVFMAGTQAVISIFGIAWMGDTFFSGNMELISGSIQGMVTAAPWLFATALFLLSMLLYSQAATVRALVPLGISLGLPAPALIAMFPAVNGYFFIPNYPTLVAAINFDRTGTTRIGKYVLNHSFMLPGLIATISAVAIGFVLAQIIL; encoded by the coding sequence ATGTTTTGGCTTCAATTGCTCGTTGTACTCGCAGCCATCTTCGCAGGAGCACGAATCGGAGGAATCGGGCTTGGTATATTGGGAGGACTGGGTCTAGGAGTCCTCACCTTTATATTCCATCTTGAACCTACTTCTCCCCCTATCGACGTCATGCTTATGATCGCCGCTGTAACCACCGCAGCAGGAACCCTGCAAGCGGCAGGGGGAATGGATTATCTTGTTCGTTTGGCAGAAAAAGCTTTGCGCAGGCATCCTCACCGGATTACCTTTATGGGCCCCATTGTAACGTATCTGTTTACTTTTTGTGCAGGTACGGGGCATATATCTTATTCAATCATGCCTATTATCGCCGAAGTATCAAGACAGTCCGGAGTCCGGCCCGAGCGGCCTATGTCCATTGCCGTCATCGCTTCTCAGCAGGCGATAACTGCAAGCCCCATATCTGCGGCCACTGTAGCCCTGTTGTCCCTTCTTTCCGGAGCCTCTATCAGCTTGTCCCAAATTCTGATGATCTCCGTTCCCGCCACTTTCATAGGGTGTATGATTGCTGCTTTTGTAATGACAAAAGTAGGAAAGGAACTAAAGGATGATCCTGAATATCAGAAGCGGCTTCAGGATGGGGATAATCTGGATCTTCAAATAATGGATCAGGACGAGCTGCCAAAAGGGGCAAAACTATCTGTTCTTCTCTTTTTGGCAGGAGTTCTATTCGTTGTTCTATTAGGCTCATTTCCTTCCATGCGTCCCGGGTGGTTCACTGAAAACGGCTGGAAACAGCTAGATATGGCGTCTTCCATCGAAATCGTAATGCTCGCAGCCGCTGCCCTCATCGTATTAATCTGTAGGGTCAAACCGGACAAGATTGCTAAAGGCAATGTATTTATGGCAGGGACTCAGGCTGTGATCAGCATTTTCGGGATCGCCTGGATGGGAGATACTTTCTTCTCAGGCAATATGGAACTGATCAGCGGTTCCATTCAGGGAATGGTGACTGCCGCACCTTGGCTGTTTGCCACCGCTCTTTTCCTTCTGTCTATGCTACTGTACAGCCAGGCGGCTACTGTAAGGGCTCTTGTGCCTCTCGGAATCTCTCTCGGGCTTCCCGCTCCCGCCCTAATTGCCATGTTTCCGGCTGTGAACGGATACTTTTTTATTCCGAATTACCCGACTTTGGTAGCGGCTATTAATTTTGACCGCACCGGTACAACCCGAATCGGGAAATATGTCCTGAACCACAGCTTTATGCTGCCTGGACTCATTGCTACCATCAGTGCTGTAGCCATCGGCTTTGTTCTTGCCCAAATCATCCTGTGA
- a CDS encoding radical SAM/SPASM domain-containing protein, which yields MKTNKEITWEASRFNAQTLVEDGSLVLYNSYTGAIASFPPTEADVIRQWLKKPVPQQQNLSIHQELFTHMIRQGFLVPNHVDEKRRALFLHQSMHRADLMHLILLVTEACNFRCEYCYESFPRGSMTKEAISGLKTYVDEKARTLRELTVSWHGGEPLLVPHILEELSLSFIESARKHGAAYNAEMSTNGYFLTKEQFEKLLSWKVQRFMVTLDGPADVHNHRRGLNGGRATYERIIGNLLSLKEVAAPFEINLRVNFDNSNLEAVEQFIPVLSELFADDDRFAVYFRPVGCMGGENDLNLPVCDERTKDQKIWEFNQKATASGLALSSFISDILMPTAAVCYAAKPNSMIVGSDGKLYKCSVALDEEYNQIGRLYKDGTADIDYDKIALWVTSGEDQDENCQACFFRPSCQGNHCPLYRMRTGNRPCSYEKRQIKKTLQAIWKASAGC from the coding sequence ATGAAAACCAACAAGGAAATCACCTGGGAAGCTTCCCGCTTCAATGCCCAGACCCTGGTTGAGGATGGAAGTCTAGTCCTCTATAACAGTTATACCGGGGCTATCGCTTCATTTCCCCCTACAGAAGCCGATGTAATCAGACAATGGCTCAAGAAGCCCGTCCCCCAACAACAGAACCTTTCCATCCACCAAGAGCTGTTTACCCATATGATCCGGCAAGGTTTTTTGGTTCCCAATCATGTGGATGAGAAACGGAGGGCTCTCTTTTTGCACCAGTCCATGCACCGTGCTGATCTGATGCATCTGATTCTCCTGGTTACAGAAGCCTGCAATTTCCGCTGTGAGTATTGTTATGAAAGTTTTCCACGCGGTTCGATGACCAAGGAAGCCATCTCCGGATTAAAAACATACGTGGATGAAAAAGCCCGGACACTCAGGGAACTTACTGTCAGCTGGCACGGGGGAGAACCTCTCCTTGTCCCTCATATCTTGGAAGAATTGTCCCTCTCTTTTATAGAGTCAGCCCGCAAACATGGAGCAGCATATAACGCTGAAATGTCTACTAATGGTTATTTCCTCACAAAAGAGCAGTTTGAAAAGCTGTTAAGCTGGAAAGTGCAGCGGTTTATGGTTACATTGGATGGACCAGCAGATGTCCACAACCACCGGAGGGGCTTGAATGGGGGCCGAGCAACTTATGAACGGATTATCGGCAATTTACTTTCTCTTAAAGAAGTAGCTGCACCTTTTGAAATCAATCTTCGGGTGAATTTTGACAACAGCAATCTGGAAGCAGTGGAGCAGTTTATTCCTGTTCTAAGTGAACTTTTTGCAGATGACGACCGTTTCGCAGTCTACTTCCGCCCTGTCGGATGTATGGGCGGGGAAAATGATCTGAATCTTCCCGTCTGTGACGAACGGACCAAAGATCAGAAAATTTGGGAGTTCAATCAGAAAGCAACTGCATCCGGACTCGCCCTGAGTTCGTTCATTTCAGACATTTTGATGCCGACAGCTGCTGTCTGTTACGCCGCCAAGCCGAATTCAATGATTGTCGGCTCAGACGGAAAATTGTACAAATGTTCAGTTGCCCTTGATGAGGAATATAATCAAATCGGCCGGCTTTACAAGGATGGAACGGCTGATATCGATTATGACAAAATAGCCCTTTGGGTTACTTCCGGAGAAGATCAGGATGAAAACTGCCAGGCTTGTTTCTTCCGCCCTTCCTGCCAGGGAAACCATTGTCCTCTTTACAGGATGCGTACCGGAAATCGGCCTTGTTCTTATGAAAAAAGACAAATCAAGAAAACCCTGCAGGCAATCTGGAAAGCCTCGGCAGGCTGCTGA
- a CDS encoding stage II sporulation protein M, translating to MKFGGLIIKNNKKLLLTIVFLWVGFLVLTAFSISLSTDPIITKEDFLAESLHPMSIFVHNLLSAFFLILLGNLTLGLYAIYALLLNIYITSYAIYFVYTETGMFSYAFAIILIHGILEIPAICLCFLLSSFTLRLSLNKIFGHHVFHMNSANEKVALVLLMIVLYFIASIVEAYMTPALSGTMYQIL from the coding sequence GTGAAATTTGGAGGATTAATCATTAAGAACAACAAGAAATTGCTGCTCACCATCGTATTTCTTTGGGTTGGCTTTTTGGTTTTAACCGCGTTTTCTATAAGCCTTTCAACTGATCCTATAATTACAAAAGAAGATTTCTTAGCAGAATCTTTGCATCCTATGAGTATATTTGTTCATAACCTTCTGTCTGCTTTTTTTCTTATTCTCTTGGGAAATTTAACTTTAGGGTTATATGCCATTTACGCCCTGCTCCTGAATATATATATTACATCTTATGCCATTTATTTTGTATATACGGAAACAGGGATGTTTTCCTACGCTTTTGCTATTATTCTTATTCATGGCATCCTGGAAATCCCAGCTATCTGTTTATGCTTTTTACTCTCCTCTTTTACTCTTCGCCTTTCGCTTAACAAAATATTTGGTCATCATGTATTCCATATGAATTCGGCTAACGAAAAAGTGGCTTTAGTCCTGCTTATGATAGTACTTTATTTTATTGCCTCTATTGTTGAAGCTTATATGACTCCGGCTTTATCCGGAACCATGTATCAGATACTATAA
- a CDS encoding YhgE/Pip domain-containing protein yields MKNIFNIYFTDVRKIVKNWAAAIIILGLIILPSLYAWFNIEASWDPYGNTKGLSIAIVNKDRGTTIRDHDIKMGDMIVDSLKQNEAIGWKFVDEATALNGVMHGKYYASIVIPEDFSEKIATIISDNPQKPELDYSVNEKINAVAPKITSKGASSIIEKVSYNFTKTVNEKIFSVLHDLGIELEQNLPSIERVKDLVFRLEKEFPQINEAVNLALTDAQKAQDIVSKAQSDLPLVVELTKNAGDLSKGLTDFLDKSGQALQTAAPNIKGELNTLRQIASSSAEITAILQNPEIDPATAKQDLNTVKSRLESGIKIIDGIVNFLDRLNSKASPQPAIKDVIDKLNKVKAMFQKQIDYIQAAINAIDKGEKPAEDIINGVNQISKDSVALLDDILGKYDSTIVPAISAAVDQAKTAAKDASTVLQDAQNSLPDVSKLLSDASKGITVGKEEVTKIQKELPAIESKIKQIADRIRQFESTEDIHQIIDLLKHDVEKESDFLANPVVLKENRLYPIPNYGSGMSPFFSTLSLWVGALLLVSLLTTEVHHPEKAYKSYQVYFGRFLTFLTIALLQSVIVTMGDIYLLGTYVSNPLWFVLFGLINSAVFMLMVYTLVSVFGNVGKAMAIIMLVLQLAGSGGTFPIQVTPPFFQMIHPFLPFTYAISMMREAVGGIIWDIVLKDIAALCIYVVITLMLGLLFKKHINKHSAKMVKKAKESGLLH; encoded by the coding sequence ATGAAGAACATATTCAACATTTATTTTACGGATGTACGGAAGATAGTGAAGAATTGGGCAGCGGCCATTATTATCTTAGGCCTTATTATTCTGCCTTCTTTATATGCCTGGTTTAACATAGAGGCATCCTGGGACCCCTATGGAAATACCAAGGGATTATCCATAGCTATAGTCAATAAGGATAGGGGTACAACTATAAGAGACCATGATATTAAAATGGGAGATATGATTGTAGACAGTCTTAAACAAAATGAAGCGATCGGATGGAAGTTTGTCGATGAAGCAACGGCCCTGAACGGGGTTATGCACGGTAAGTATTATGCAAGCATTGTTATACCGGAGGATTTTTCTGAGAAGATTGCAACTATTATCTCGGATAATCCCCAAAAACCCGAGTTGGATTATAGTGTAAACGAAAAAATCAATGCTGTTGCTCCTAAAATCACCTCCAAGGGAGCATCCAGCATTATAGAGAAAGTGAGTTACAATTTTACCAAGACCGTGAACGAAAAAATTTTTAGTGTTTTGCATGACCTTGGTATTGAGCTGGAACAAAATTTACCGAGTATCGAAAGAGTAAAGGACCTTGTGTTCAGGCTGGAGAAAGAGTTTCCCCAGATCAATGAAGCGGTTAATCTGGCTTTGACTGACGCACAGAAAGCACAGGATATTGTCAGCAAGGCGCAGTCGGATTTACCTCTTGTGGTTGAACTGACCAAAAACGCCGGGGACCTGTCCAAAGGGCTTACTGATTTCCTGGATAAAAGCGGGCAGGCTCTGCAAACAGCAGCACCAAATATCAAAGGGGAACTTAATACGCTTAGGCAGATTGCTTCCTCGTCTGCGGAGATAACCGCTATCCTGCAAAATCCCGAGATCGACCCTGCAACAGCCAAGCAGGATCTCAATACCGTAAAGTCCCGCCTGGAAAGCGGAATTAAGATCATCGACGGTATTGTTAACTTTCTCGACCGCCTTAATTCGAAAGCTTCTCCCCAGCCTGCCATAAAGGATGTAATCGATAAGCTAAACAAGGTGAAGGCTATGTTCCAGAAGCAGATCGATTATATTCAGGCAGCGATAAATGCTATAGACAAAGGGGAAAAGCCGGCGGAGGACATCATCAACGGTGTCAATCAGATCTCCAAAGACAGTGTGGCTTTACTGGATGATATTCTGGGCAAGTACGATTCCACGATTGTACCGGCTATTTCCGCGGCAGTAGACCAGGCCAAAACAGCGGCAAAAGATGCATCGACTGTCCTGCAGGATGCCCAAAACAGCTTGCCGGATGTCTCCAAACTGCTAAGTGATGCTTCCAAGGGCATTACGGTCGGCAAGGAAGAGGTCACGAAAATTCAAAAAGAGCTTCCGGCCATAGAAAGCAAAATTAAACAGATAGCTGACCGCATCCGCCAGTTCGAATCCACTGAGGATATCCATCAGATTATTGATCTTTTAAAGCATGATGTAGAAAAAGAAAGTGATTTTCTGGCTAACCCGGTTGTACTGAAGGAAAATAGGCTGTACCCGATTCCAAATTACGGCTCAGGTATGTCCCCGTTCTTTTCTACCTTATCCTTATGGGTAGGAGCCCTGCTGCTTGTGTCCTTGCTAACGACAGAGGTACACCATCCGGAAAAAGCATATAAGAGCTATCAAGTCTACTTTGGGAGATTTCTGACCTTTTTAACGATTGCCCTGCTGCAGTCCGTGATCGTGACAATGGGTGATATATATCTTCTTGGAACGTATGTATCCAATCCTTTATGGTTTGTCCTCTTCGGGCTGATAAACAGCGCGGTATTCATGTTAATGGTTTACACGCTGGTATCGGTATTTGGCAATGTCGGAAAAGCTATGGCCATTATTATGCTGGTGCTTCAACTGGCCGGTTCGGGCGGGACATTCCCGATTCAGGTTACACCGCCATTTTTCCAGATGATCCATCCGTTTCTGCCGTTTACTTATGCCATCAGCATGATGCGGGAAGCAGTGGGCGGCATAATCTGGGACATTGTATTAAAGGACATAGCTGCCCTATGTATCTATGTGGTGATTACGCTGATGTTAGGGCTCCTGTTTAAAAAGCATATCAATAAACACTCGGCCAAAATGGTGAAGAAGGCAAAAGAAAGCGGATTGCTTCATTAG
- a CDS encoding alpha/beta hydrolase: MYSLLTFTLLIIILYSLAYYGFIQVTQMKKMSVDECFAELEHKIGYSRSKLDHMDKEQVEIVSQDGYKLRGWHLKPNENSRKVMIIVHGYTVAHPVSLPFSDMFIEQGFNILVVDQRAHGWSEGKYTTYGYLEKYDLDEWVNWVRKRYDQNCVIGLHGQSLGGATVLEYAAINEHVSFIIADCPYSDLSALIKYQIKIKRAPAFPFYQLVDRLVYKKAGFRLADVKPIETMKQAEIPVMFIHGSLDNFVPTYMSEELYEAKIGKKKLLVVEGASHGNSYAVDKEKYEEEVRMFVEDALIT; the protein is encoded by the coding sequence ATGTATTCGCTTCTTACTTTTACCCTGCTAATCATCATATTGTACAGTCTGGCTTATTACGGCTTTATCCAAGTGACTCAGATGAAAAAAATGTCTGTGGACGAGTGCTTTGCTGAACTGGAGCATAAGATCGGCTATTCCCGGAGTAAACTTGATCATATGGATAAGGAACAAGTTGAGATTGTAAGCCAGGATGGATATAAATTAAGAGGGTGGCATCTAAAGCCGAACGAAAACAGCCGAAAAGTCATGATTATAGTTCATGGCTATACTGTCGCCCACCCTGTTTCTCTGCCTTTTTCCGATATGTTTATTGAACAAGGGTTCAATATTTTAGTAGTAGATCAGCGGGCTCACGGATGGAGTGAAGGCAAATATACCACTTATGGTTATTTGGAAAAATACGATCTTGATGAGTGGGTGAATTGGGTAAGGAAACGTTATGATCAAAATTGTGTGATTGGCCTTCATGGGCAATCGCTCGGCGGCGCGACGGTTCTGGAATATGCCGCCATTAACGAGCATGTTTCATTTATTATCGCGGATTGCCCTTATTCGGACCTCAGCGCCCTAATCAAATACCAGATAAAAATAAAGCGAGCTCCTGCCTTTCCCTTCTATCAGTTGGTGGATCGTTTGGTATATAAAAAAGCGGGATTTCGTTTGGCTGATGTTAAGCCAATTGAAACCATGAAGCAGGCAGAAATTCCTGTGATGTTTATCCACGGATCATTGGATAATTTCGTTCCGACTTATATGAGCGAAGAACTGTACGAGGCCAAAATAGGGAAAAAAAAGCTTCTTGTTGTGGAGGGAGCCAGTCATGGGAACTCTTATGCAGTGGATAAGGAAAAATATGAGGAGGAAGTCAGAATGTTTGTGGAAGATGCTTTGATTACATGA
- a CDS encoding ABC transporter ATP-binding protein: protein MIFNIKGLTKRYNRVILDQAALSMESGNVYCLLGRNGAGKTTLMKILSGTVPYEEGQISTSNDHSQKTQLYYVPEHPIFLEYLTGYEHLDMHAKINGYKLKKAELDNFVEQMGIASFCNDFIFQYSHGMKHQLALAMAFLITPPVLLLDEPLVSLDPINIYDMKQRLIDYARKDHIVLVSTHMIPIAQQIGDHILVLSNGKITQVKNDFSEKDLEQFVLNLLSAFPQQNTD, encoded by the coding sequence ATGATATTCAATATAAAAGGATTAACCAAAAGATACAATCGCGTTATCTTAGATCAGGCCGCCCTATCCATGGAATCAGGGAACGTTTATTGTCTCCTTGGCCGAAATGGGGCAGGGAAAACCACTTTAATGAAAATATTATCCGGGACGGTTCCCTACGAGGAAGGACAGATATCCACCAGTAACGATCATTCCCAGAAAACACAACTTTATTATGTACCGGAACACCCCATTTTTCTTGAATACCTTACAGGTTATGAGCATTTAGACATGCATGCCAAAATAAACGGGTACAAGCTCAAAAAAGCGGAATTAGACAACTTTGTTGAACAGATGGGGATAGCCTCTTTCTGCAATGATTTTATTTTCCAATACTCTCATGGGATGAAGCATCAGTTAGCTTTGGCAATGGCTTTCTTAATTACTCCCCCTGTTCTGCTGCTGGATGAACCCCTTGTTTCGCTTGACCCAATTAATATATACGATATGAAACAAAGGCTCATCGATTATGCCAGGAAGGACCATATTGTCCTCGTCTCTACCCACATGATTCCGATTGCCCAGCAAATAGGCGACCATATTCTGGTATTATCAAATGGGAAAATCACGCAAGTAAAAAATGACTTTTCTGAAAAAGATTTAGAACAGTTCGTCCTGAACCTGCTTTCTGCTTTTCCCCAACAAAACACTGATTAA
- a CDS encoding FAD-dependent oxidoreductase: MKVIVVGCTHAGTAAIVNTAKLYPDAKITVFERNDNISFLSCGIALYVGGVVEDPQGLFYSSPEELAKLGVTTKMRHDVLAIHTERKTVNARNLETGDEFEEPYDKLILTTGSWPILPKLEGSDLENIVLSKNFNHSNAIIEKAKAAKNITVVGAGYIGIELVEAFEMNGKQVTLIDSCDRILAKYLDPEFTDVIEQELSRHSVKLALGETVTRFEGTDGKVSKVITTKGEYETDLVILCIGFRPNTGLVAGQVDMLSNGAIIVDEYMRTSKPDVFAAGDSCAIYYNPTGQHAYIPLATNAVRMGTLVARNLVNPVTKYMGTQGTSGLKIYEYNLASTGLTERAAAEQGLPIRSVLITDNYRPEFMPTYEPITLKVVYTADTRRIVGAQIMSKADLTQSINTISVCIQNGMTIDDLGFVDFFFQPHYNKPWNFLNSAGLAAQ; this comes from the coding sequence ATGAAAGTAATTGTTGTAGGTTGTACACATGCAGGGACTGCAGCTATTGTCAATACCGCCAAGTTATATCCTGACGCTAAGATCACCGTTTTTGAACGAAACGATAATATCTCTTTTTTGTCTTGCGGAATCGCACTGTATGTAGGAGGAGTTGTGGAAGATCCCCAGGGATTGTTTTACTCATCCCCAGAAGAACTGGCTAAACTGGGAGTGACTACGAAAATGAGACATGATGTGCTGGCGATTCATACAGAGAGAAAAACAGTGAATGCCCGAAATCTGGAGACAGGAGATGAATTTGAAGAACCTTACGATAAACTGATTCTGACCACAGGTTCCTGGCCGATTTTGCCGAAGTTAGAAGGAAGCGATCTGGAAAACATCGTGCTGTCCAAAAACTTCAATCATTCCAATGCAATTATTGAGAAAGCAAAAGCAGCCAAAAATATTACCGTAGTGGGAGCCGGCTATATTGGCATTGAATTAGTGGAAGCTTTTGAAATGAACGGAAAACAGGTAACATTGATTGACAGCTGTGACCGTATTCTGGCCAAATATCTGGATCCGGAATTTACAGATGTTATCGAACAGGAATTGAGCCGCCATTCCGTCAAGCTGGCCCTTGGAGAGACGGTAACCCGTTTTGAGGGTACTGATGGTAAAGTATCCAAAGTCATTACTACAAAAGGGGAATATGAGACCGATTTGGTCATTCTGTGCATTGGATTCCGTCCGAATACCGGATTGGTGGCCGGCCAGGTAGACATGCTGAGTAACGGGGCTATCATAGTGGATGAATATATGCGCACAAGCAAACCTGATGTATTTGCCGCTGGAGACAGCTGTGCCATTTACTATAATCCTACCGGACAGCATGCATATATTCCACTCGCTACAAACGCTGTTCGAATGGGGACCCTTGTTGCACGAAATCTTGTGAATCCAGTCACGAAGTATATGGGGACTCAAGGTACATCCGGTTTGAAAATTTACGAGTATAACCTGGCTTCAACGGGACTTACGGAACGGGCTGCTGCAGAACAGGGCCTGCCTATAAGATCAGTCCTGATAACGGACAATTACCGGCCGGAGTTTATGCCTACTTATGAACCTATTACCCTAAAAGTTGTTTATACGGCAGATACCAGAAGGATTGTCGGAGCACAGATAATGTCCAAAGCTGATCTGACCCAATCTATTAATACCATTTCTGTATGTATTCAGAATGGGATGACTATTGATGATCTTGGCTTTGTAGATTTTTTCTTCCAGCCTCATTATAACAAACCTTGGAATTTTCTGAATTCTGCAGGTCTTGCTGCACAGTAA